From Danio rerio strain Tuebingen ecotype United States chromosome 7, GRCz12tu, whole genome shotgun sequence, the proteins below share one genomic window:
- the rab39bb gene encoding RAB39B, member RAS oncogene family b: MEAIWLYQFRLIVIGDSTVGKSCLIRRFTEGRFAQVSDPTVGVDFFSRLVEIEPGKRIKLQIWDTAGQERFRSITRAYYRNSVGGLLLFDITNRRSFQNVHEWLEEARSHVQPHSIVFLLVGHKCDLEPQRQVSQQEAEKLAAAYGMRYVETSARDAINVERAFTELTRDIFELVKNGEISIQEGWEGVKSGFVPNVVHSSEEVTKGDRRCFC; encoded by the exons ATGGAGGCGATTTGGCTTTACCAGTTTCGGCTGATTGTGATTGGGGACTCAACTGTTGGAAAGTCGTGTTTAATTAGGCGATTTACAGAAGGCCGTTTCGCGCAGGTGTCGGACCCGACAGTCGGGGTCGATTTTTTCTCCCGCCTGGTGGAGATTGAACCCGGAAAACGCATTAAACTGCAGATCTGGGACACTGCAGGCCAGGAACGTTTCAG GTCTATTACTCGAGCATACTACCGTAACTCTGTGGGCGGCCTGCTGCTCTTCGACATCACCAACCGCCGCTCTTTCCAGAACGTTCACGAGTGGCTAGAGGAGGCGCGCAGTCACGTGCAGCCCCACAGCATCGTCTTCCTGCTAGTCGGGCACAAATGTGATCTGGAACCACAGCGCCAGGTGAGCCAGCAAGAGGCCGAGAAGCTTGCAGCCGCATACGGTATGCGCTACGTGGAGACTTCGGCACGTGACGCCATAAACGTGGAGAGGGCTTTTACAGAGCTAACGCGGGATATATTTGAGCTGGTCAAGAATGGGGAGATTAGCATCCAGGAAGGCTGGGAGGGAGTGAAGAGCGGGTTCGTACCAAACGTGGTGCATTCGTCAGAAGAAGTGACAAAGGGTGATCGCCGGTGCTTCTGTTGA